From a single Rhodopirellula halodulae genomic region:
- a CDS encoding transposase yields the protein VRSLLMFYNPIDGWRRVGCRESRTRVDWAQEVRTLLEVDYPDAETVTLVCDNLNTHSIASLYHTFDAERAGRLRRRLNLVFTPKNGSWLNMAEMELSLLSRLCLGSIRFETAEAMDCHIERWQSDRNAKKRGTNWRFTTEDARVKLKSLYPQHDT from the coding sequence GTGCGATCACTGTTGATGTTTTACAACCCAATTGATGGTTGGCGGCGCGTCGGATGCCGCGAGAGTCGAACTCGCGTCGATTGGGCCCAAGAGGTACGGACGCTTTTGGAAGTCGACTATCCCGATGCGGAAACCGTGACGCTCGTGTGCGATAACCTCAACACGCACAGCATTGCGAGTCTCTACCATACATTTGATGCGGAACGAGCGGGACGTCTCCGTCGGCGTCTCAACTTAGTGTTCACTCCTAAGAACGGCTCGTGGTTGAACATGGCGGAAATGGAACTGAGCCTTCTAAGTCGCCTATGTCTGGGCAGCATTCGATTTGAAACTGCCGAAGCCATGGACTGTCACATTGAGCGTTGGCAATCCGATCGCAACGCAAAAAAGCGTGGCACAAATTGGAGATTCACCACCGAAGATGCGCGAGTCAAACTCAAGTCGCTTTATCCGCAGCATGACACATAG
- a CDS encoding Gfo/Idh/MocA family protein — MTQKTNRRRFIGQSAALTAGVGYFAGTSLAQEESPSALNALSAACIGVGGKGGSDTSHIANQGVKIAALCDVDRDTLAKKGREFKDAEQFDDFREMLDKLGDKVDIVTCSTPDHTHAAACVKAMNMGKHIYCQKPMTWSIREARLMRETAEKTGVVTQMGNQGTSEDGLREAVEVIQSGAIGDVTEIHIFSNRPVWPQGGGRPSGEDPVPDSLNWDAWIGPAPMRPFVKGAYHSFNWRGWVDFGTGALGDMACHTTNMPVKALHLWDPIAVTAVKNPGIVEGEQFPASSSLMFEFPEREGANGATLPPCKFYWYDGGNLPPESIISQLPASFQKRVQAQRDGGRKQSGAVIVGSKGLVFSPDDYGAKYYLLPEDKFVDFKKPDPWLPRIPHKASGDERHKWEFVSTVKGEYEPGTMSNFGYAGRLTETILVGNLAMRAGEGQRIEWNAKDLSSPNVSSVNEFVQREYRDGWSLG; from the coding sequence ATGACCCAGAAAACCAATCGTCGTCGTTTCATTGGCCAGTCGGCAGCATTGACTGCCGGCGTCGGCTATTTCGCCGGGACCAGCCTGGCTCAAGAAGAATCGCCTTCGGCATTGAACGCCCTGTCGGCCGCTTGCATCGGCGTGGGCGGAAAAGGCGGTAGCGACACCAGTCACATCGCCAACCAAGGCGTGAAGATTGCCGCGCTGTGCGATGTCGATCGCGACACGCTGGCGAAGAAAGGACGCGAATTCAAAGACGCGGAGCAGTTCGACGACTTCCGCGAAATGTTGGACAAGCTGGGTGACAAAGTCGACATCGTGACGTGCAGCACGCCCGACCACACGCACGCGGCGGCCTGTGTCAAAGCCATGAACATGGGCAAGCACATCTACTGCCAAAAACCGATGACATGGTCGATTCGCGAAGCTCGTTTGATGCGTGAGACCGCTGAGAAGACCGGCGTGGTCACTCAAATGGGCAACCAGGGCACCAGCGAAGACGGACTTCGCGAAGCCGTGGAAGTCATCCAAAGCGGTGCGATCGGCGACGTGACTGAGATTCACATCTTCAGCAACCGTCCCGTGTGGCCACAGGGTGGTGGACGTCCGTCAGGCGAAGACCCCGTGCCGGATTCGCTGAACTGGGATGCATGGATCGGTCCCGCACCGATGCGTCCATTCGTCAAAGGAGCCTACCATTCGTTCAACTGGCGTGGTTGGGTCGACTTCGGCACCGGAGCTCTCGGCGACATGGCATGTCACACCACCAACATGCCAGTGAAGGCGTTGCATCTGTGGGACCCCATCGCCGTCACCGCCGTGAAGAATCCTGGCATCGTGGAAGGCGAACAATTCCCCGCCAGCAGCTCGCTGATGTTTGAGTTCCCCGAGCGTGAAGGTGCCAACGGAGCGACGTTGCCACCTTGTAAGTTCTACTGGTACGACGGAGGCAACTTGCCACCGGAAAGCATCATCTCGCAATTGCCCGCGTCGTTCCAAAAACGCGTTCAGGCTCAACGTGACGGTGGACGCAAACAATCCGGTGCCGTCATCGTCGGCAGCAAAGGCTTGGTGTTCTCGCCCGATGATTACGGTGCCAAGTATTACCTGCTTCCCGAAGACAAATTCGTCGACTTCAAGAAGCCTGATCCTTGGCTGCCACGCATCCCACACAAAGCCAGTGGCGACGAGCGTCACAAATGGGAATTTGTCAGCACGGTCAAAGGCGAATACGAGCCCGGAACCATGTCGAACTTCGGTTACGCTGGCCGCCTGACCGAAACGATCTTGGTCGGCAACTTGGCCATGCGTGCGGGCGAAGGCCAACGCATCGAATGGAATGCGAAGGACCTGAGCAGTCCGAACGTTTCATCCGTCAACGAATTCGTCCAACGCGAATACCGCGACGGTTGGAGTTTGGGTTGA
- a CDS encoding histidine phosphatase family protein, producing MISLRSKAVSKVVLIRPGATSFDEQGRMKGNLDMPLCSRGRDQAESLASELAGIRLNGIFTAPCQSAVETATLLSEGRDLRPKVVEEFRNVDHGLWHGKLIEEIRRNQPRLYRELCDTPESTCPPGGEPLYEAAVRVGKAVRRILRRNRNQVVAFIIPDPLASLVASQLKDEALPEIWKVETDAGNWQLIETR from the coding sequence ATGATTTCGCTGCGTTCCAAAGCGGTTTCAAAGGTGGTTCTGATTCGTCCGGGTGCCACGTCGTTCGACGAACAAGGCCGCATGAAGGGCAACTTGGACATGCCCTTGTGCTCTCGTGGTCGTGATCAGGCGGAGTCGTTGGCGAGTGAGCTGGCGGGAATTCGTTTGAACGGCATCTTCACTGCGCCTTGCCAATCCGCTGTCGAAACAGCGACGTTGCTGTCCGAAGGCCGAGACCTGCGTCCCAAAGTCGTGGAAGAATTCCGCAACGTGGATCATGGACTTTGGCACGGCAAGCTGATCGAGGAAATTCGTCGCAACCAGCCACGCTTGTACCGCGAACTCTGTGACACGCCGGAGTCGACCTGTCCTCCTGGTGGCGAGCCTTTGTACGAGGCGGCGGTTCGAGTCGGCAAAGCCGTGCGTCGAATTTTGCGTCGCAATCGAAATCAGGTCGTGGCGTTCATCATTCCTGATCCCCTGGCATCGCTGGTGGCGAGTCAGTTGAAAGACGAAGCCCTGCCGGAAATTTGGAAAGTCGAAACCGACGCCGGAAACTGGCAGCTCATCGAAACCCGTTGA
- the rpe gene encoding ribulose-phosphate 3-epimerase, producing the protein MSRAKLDSIRAAGPAILPSLLQCDFGDLRSEVEQLTAAGARVLHLDVMDGHFVPNLTYGMPIVEGLRRHTNMPLDVHLMISDPMAYAKPMVDAGADLLTFHVEAVQDSVEVAGQIRDLGVGVGVAINTDTDFAKLDDCLDAVDMVLVMSVNAGFGGQSFNPVALDRLKSLKQRKPDLLLEIDGGIKVDTIGAAREAGCDLFVVGSAIFGQHDYETAINELTLAMNGSHPGAGGQT; encoded by the coding sequence ATGAGCCGAGCGAAGCTCGATTCCATCCGTGCCGCGGGCCCGGCGATTTTGCCGAGCCTTTTGCAATGCGACTTTGGTGATTTGCGATCCGAGGTCGAACAACTCACCGCCGCAGGAGCGCGGGTGCTGCACTTGGACGTGATGGATGGCCATTTCGTGCCCAACCTGACCTACGGCATGCCGATCGTGGAAGGTTTGCGTCGTCATACGAACATGCCCTTGGATGTTCATCTGATGATCAGCGACCCCATGGCGTATGCGAAACCAATGGTCGATGCCGGCGCGGACTTGTTGACCTTTCATGTGGAAGCCGTCCAGGACAGCGTTGAAGTGGCGGGCCAGATCCGTGACCTGGGCGTGGGTGTCGGCGTGGCGATCAATACCGACACGGATTTTGCCAAGCTGGACGACTGCTTGGACGCCGTGGACATGGTGTTGGTGATGAGCGTCAACGCTGGGTTCGGCGGCCAGTCGTTCAATCCTGTCGCACTGGATCGACTGAAGAGTCTGAAGCAACGCAAACCGGATTTGCTGCTTGAAATCGACGGCGGAATCAAAGTCGACACGATCGGCGCCGCTCGCGAAGCCGGATGCGACTTGTTCGTCGTGGGATCGGCGATCTTCGGCCAGCACGATTACGAAACGGCGATCAACGAATTGACGCTGGCGATGAACGGATCGCACCCCGGTGCAGGAGGCCAGACATGA
- a CDS encoding type II secretion system protein GspD, with the protein MTASTSEPEKASPTSAPETRWRRKVTRSLLSLSMASMLSTVMAAPEASAQFTLPPSDTAAKTPAASTPASAAKPLAVRRTETLKLVAAGRAALDKGDVKTAYQLANQAQTLGVKEHEFQAGDARPWQLLLDAQAAARRTGLDLNALAKQPANPIMQTSGTAAAGTGFVQQAGGASTLPGGVSQVQATSPLGGGNSDGDRLYREGMDLLSQGKKTEARQAFVKAWTFESELDTETRRALKDKLTLLQPSRLPSPAAGQPMTAMDKAELEAQQQTRRLYREVTTELSKANEKRTNAPMDAVDDLERLRRRVEGASIDEASKASLAAMVDRALTDQKTYVEQHRAEIELDLANEAVRTEMANDAAKEARLDDEISSLVETFNDLMDDRRFHEAEVIAKQVGELKPGSPIAQSMFHSSRMGVRIQMDEEIQAGSEDGFVREMLAIGRAAVPPDPDRPFSFPEIRSWEELSRRRLSSGAESSLSPREQEIKRRLATEVEVKYNNRPLGDVLDDLSTVTGVPIVIDNRALAAIRLNRETPVSQNISTRISLESALNIILGDLDLTHVIGNEVLNVTSKEARRTMVEQRTYRVADLVTPIPNFVSGYDEGLRGALRSAYQMINPQTDVQVVPVSASGLSGFAGNNANAGMQPNMLGQYSPGGGFATAGGLGSPNAFGAQGGQSMADFSQLMQLIQTTIEPESWEALGGVGTMAPYPQNLSLVVSTTSDVHDQIVDLLESLRRLQNLQITIEVRFITLSDTFFEQIGVDFDLQFDDNAPGLPGDDSGPEVTIGLDPDGTPTADLDIRLDNNVSGVVAPFGAPDAGAISTLGFAILSDIEAYFFLQAAQGDSRTNVMQAPKVTLFDGQIASISDQTQRPFVTSIVPVVGDFAVAQQPVIVVLDEGTRLNVQGVVSEDKRFVRLTLIPTFSQIGEVNEFTFQGNSTTRNSSNRNVDTNGDGVVDEEDEQEEESIVQGTTVQQPTFAFTNVSTTVSVPDGGTILLGGIKRMSEGRNERGLPFLSKIPYVSRLFRNTAVGRQSSSLMMMVTPRIIIQEEEEIAQTGFDPGR; encoded by the coding sequence TTGACCGCGTCGACCAGCGAACCTGAGAAGGCATCGCCCACGTCAGCGCCGGAAACTCGATGGCGTCGCAAGGTCACTCGTTCGTTGTTGTCGTTGTCGATGGCTTCGATGCTGTCGACCGTGATGGCCGCTCCCGAGGCGTCCGCACAATTCACATTGCCCCCAAGCGACACCGCAGCCAAAACGCCCGCGGCATCGACTCCGGCCTCCGCCGCGAAACCCTTGGCGGTTCGTCGGACGGAAACGTTGAAGTTGGTGGCCGCCGGTCGCGCCGCTCTGGACAAGGGCGATGTGAAGACCGCCTACCAACTGGCCAACCAGGCTCAAACCTTGGGCGTGAAAGAACATGAATTCCAAGCCGGCGATGCTCGTCCATGGCAATTGCTGTTGGACGCGCAAGCCGCCGCACGTCGCACCGGATTGGACTTGAACGCGTTGGCGAAACAGCCCGCCAATCCAATCATGCAAACCAGCGGCACCGCCGCAGCCGGAACGGGCTTCGTTCAACAAGCCGGCGGAGCGAGCACGCTTCCCGGTGGTGTGAGCCAAGTGCAAGCGACGTCGCCACTGGGCGGAGGCAACTCCGACGGCGATCGTTTGTACCGTGAAGGCATGGACTTGTTGTCGCAAGGCAAGAAGACCGAAGCTCGCCAAGCGTTTGTGAAGGCTTGGACGTTCGAGTCCGAGTTGGACACCGAAACGCGTCGAGCCTTGAAAGACAAATTGACGTTGTTGCAGCCTTCGCGTTTGCCTTCGCCGGCCGCCGGGCAACCGATGACCGCGATGGACAAAGCGGAACTCGAAGCACAACAACAAACCCGTCGCTTGTACCGCGAAGTCACCACGGAACTTTCCAAGGCGAACGAGAAACGTACCAACGCGCCGATGGACGCCGTGGACGATCTCGAACGTTTGCGTCGACGTGTTGAGGGAGCTTCGATTGACGAAGCCTCCAAAGCATCGCTCGCTGCCATGGTCGACCGTGCTTTGACGGATCAGAAAACCTACGTCGAACAGCATCGCGCCGAGATCGAATTGGACTTGGCCAACGAAGCCGTTCGCACCGAAATGGCAAACGATGCTGCCAAGGAAGCTCGACTGGACGATGAAATTTCGTCACTGGTCGAGACCTTCAATGACTTGATGGACGATCGTCGCTTCCACGAAGCCGAAGTGATCGCCAAGCAAGTCGGTGAGCTGAAACCCGGTTCGCCCATCGCACAAAGCATGTTCCACAGCAGCCGGATGGGTGTTCGCATCCAAATGGATGAGGAGATTCAAGCTGGCAGCGAAGACGGCTTCGTTCGCGAAATGTTGGCGATCGGTCGTGCCGCGGTCCCACCGGATCCGGATCGTCCGTTCTCCTTCCCCGAGATTCGTTCGTGGGAAGAGCTGTCTCGCCGACGTCTAAGCAGTGGTGCCGAGAGCAGCCTGTCACCACGCGAGCAAGAGATCAAACGACGACTCGCGACCGAAGTGGAAGTCAAATACAACAACCGACCACTCGGCGACGTGCTCGACGACCTGTCAACCGTGACCGGTGTTCCAATCGTGATCGACAACCGGGCGCTCGCCGCGATCCGTTTGAATCGCGAGACCCCGGTCAGCCAGAACATCTCCACGCGGATCTCGCTCGAGAGTGCTCTGAACATCATCTTGGGCGATTTGGATTTGACTCACGTCATCGGCAACGAAGTGCTGAACGTGACCAGCAAAGAAGCTCGCCGCACGATGGTCGAACAGCGTACCTATCGCGTCGCGGACTTGGTCACGCCGATTCCAAACTTCGTCTCGGGTTACGACGAAGGTTTGCGTGGGGCACTGCGAAGTGCCTACCAAATGATCAATCCACAAACGGACGTTCAAGTCGTTCCCGTTTCCGCGTCTGGTTTGTCCGGGTTCGCTGGGAACAACGCGAACGCTGGGATGCAACCGAACATGTTGGGCCAATACAGCCCCGGTGGTGGATTTGCCACGGCCGGCGGTTTGGGATCGCCCAACGCTTTTGGTGCACAGGGTGGTCAATCGATGGCTGACTTCAGCCAACTGATGCAGTTGATTCAAACCACGATCGAACCTGAATCGTGGGAAGCACTCGGCGGCGTCGGCACGATGGCACCTTATCCGCAGAACCTGTCGTTGGTGGTTAGCACGACCAGTGACGTGCACGATCAAATCGTGGACTTGCTGGAATCGCTACGACGACTGCAGAACTTGCAAATCACCATCGAAGTCCGCTTCATCACGTTGTCGGACACGTTCTTCGAACAGATCGGCGTCGACTTTGACTTGCAGTTCGACGACAACGCACCTGGTTTGCCCGGTGATGACAGTGGCCCCGAAGTCACGATCGGTTTGGATCCCGATGGAACGCCAACGGCCGACCTCGACATCCGACTGGACAACAATGTTTCCGGCGTGGTCGCACCGTTTGGTGCTCCTGACGCGGGTGCGATTTCGACACTCGGGTTCGCGATCCTCAGCGACATCGAAGCTTACTTCTTCTTGCAAGCCGCTCAGGGTGACAGCCGCACGAACGTGATGCAGGCACCCAAAGTGACTTTGTTCGACGGACAGATCGCTTCGATCAGTGACCAAACCCAACGTCCATTCGTGACCAGTATCGTGCCCGTGGTGGGTGACTTCGCCGTCGCTCAGCAACCGGTCATCGTGGTCTTGGACGAGGGCACCCGACTGAACGTCCAGGGTGTGGTCAGCGAAGACAAACGATTCGTGCGTCTGACCTTGATCCCTACCTTCAGCCAAATTGGTGAAGTCAACGAGTTCACCTTCCAAGGAAACTCGACGACTCGTAACAGCAGTAACCGCAACGTCGACACCAACGGCGACGGTGTGGTGGACGAGGAAGACGAGCAAGAAGAAGAAAGCATCGTTCAAGGTACCACGGTCCAGCAGCCAACGTTCGCATTCACGAACGTCAGCACGACCGTCAGCGTCCCAGACGGTGGCACGATTCTTCTGGGTGGTATCAAGCGAATGAGCGAAGGCCGCAACGAACGCGGACTGCCGTTCTTGAGCAAGATCCCTTACGTCAGCCGATTGTTCCGCAACACCGCGGTTGGTCGTCAGTCCAGCAGCCTGATGATGATGGTCACGCCACGGATCATCATCCAGGAAGAAGAAGAGATTGCTCAGACCGGATTTGATCCAGGGCGTTGA
- a CDS encoding ATP-dependent DNA ligase — MKLFAELFRRLDQTTKTNEKVAAIAAYMSAAAPEDAGWAIAALSGRRVKRLVSTGLLRRLAAEQAGVPDWLFEESYDAVGDLAETITLLVPAGNSSAADSRSLSEWMHEKVLPLSRMDESQQSDAVRQMWAETRGTSRLILMKLITGAFRVGVSSRLVARGIAESNGLPADVIAHRLMGDWSPTPEFVQKLHSPDLDDALHSRPYPFCLAHALADDANETGDAPDWSALGDPADYQADWKWDGIRGQVIRRAGRTYIWSRGEDLMVDRWPEIERAAEFLPDGTVLDGEILASRFATTDASSPSIEVLPFAQLQRRIGRKTVGKKLLTEVPVMFHAFDCIEANGLDLREQPLFERREQLQSILAKHQPPSMVWNEPLSFSSWQGLADLRSQSRDVLAEGVMIKRLDAPYSVGRTRGVWWKWKLAPHTVDAVLIYAQRGHGKRASLYTDYTFAVWDGDKLVPFAKAYSGLTDAEIQKVDRFVRDNTSERFGPVRSVQPELVMELAFEGLQRSTRHKSGIATRFPRIVRWRTDKKPEDADRLSDLLAMLPDPEPKSISVKNESASPRNI; from the coding sequence ATGAAACTCTTCGCGGAACTTTTTCGACGACTCGATCAAACGACCAAAACGAATGAAAAGGTCGCCGCGATCGCTGCGTACATGTCGGCGGCGGCACCCGAGGACGCCGGGTGGGCAATCGCCGCACTCAGCGGGAGACGCGTCAAACGCTTGGTTTCGACGGGTTTGCTGCGTCGACTGGCTGCTGAACAGGCCGGCGTCCCCGATTGGTTGTTCGAGGAATCGTACGACGCCGTCGGCGATCTGGCGGAGACCATCACGCTGCTCGTGCCCGCAGGAAACTCGTCCGCTGCGGATTCCCGCAGTTTGTCAGAATGGATGCATGAAAAAGTTCTGCCGCTGTCCCGCATGGACGAATCGCAGCAATCCGACGCCGTCCGACAAATGTGGGCGGAAACGCGAGGCACCTCGCGGTTGATCCTGATGAAATTGATCACCGGAGCATTTCGGGTCGGCGTCAGTTCGCGTTTGGTCGCTCGCGGGATCGCCGAATCCAATGGGTTGCCGGCGGACGTGATCGCTCACCGGTTGATGGGCGATTGGTCCCCCACGCCCGAGTTTGTGCAGAAACTCCATTCGCCTGATCTGGACGATGCCCTGCACAGCCGGCCTTATCCATTTTGTCTCGCGCACGCCCTCGCGGACGATGCGAATGAAACGGGCGACGCACCGGATTGGTCTGCCTTGGGTGATCCGGCGGACTACCAAGCGGATTGGAAATGGGACGGAATTCGCGGACAGGTCATCCGCCGTGCGGGACGGACCTACATCTGGTCTCGTGGCGAAGACCTGATGGTGGATCGCTGGCCGGAGATCGAACGTGCTGCGGAGTTTCTGCCGGACGGCACGGTGCTGGACGGGGAAATTTTGGCGAGCCGATTCGCAACCACGGATGCGTCGAGTCCATCGATCGAGGTTCTGCCGTTCGCCCAGCTCCAACGTCGCATCGGACGCAAAACCGTCGGCAAGAAACTGCTCACCGAAGTTCCCGTCATGTTCCACGCGTTTGACTGCATCGAAGCGAACGGGCTGGATCTGCGTGAGCAACCTCTGTTCGAGCGTCGCGAACAACTGCAATCGATCCTGGCGAAGCATCAACCTCCCAGCATGGTTTGGAACGAACCACTTTCGTTTTCCAGTTGGCAGGGACTTGCCGACCTTCGTTCGCAAAGCCGTGATGTGCTGGCCGAAGGCGTGATGATCAAGCGGCTGGACGCGCCGTACAGCGTCGGTCGCACACGAGGCGTGTGGTGGAAATGGAAACTCGCACCGCACACGGTCGACGCGGTGTTGATCTATGCTCAGCGAGGCCATGGCAAACGGGCGAGTCTCTACACGGACTACACCTTCGCAGTTTGGGATGGCGACAAACTGGTTCCATTCGCGAAAGCCTACAGCGGTTTGACCGACGCCGAAATTCAGAAGGTCGACCGCTTTGTTCGTGACAACACGTCGGAGCGTTTTGGACCGGTGCGAAGTGTTCAACCCGAGTTGGTGATGGAACTGGCTTTTGAGGGATTGCAACGCAGCACGCGGCACAAGTCCGGCATCGCGACTCGTTTTCCCCGCATTGTTCGTTGGCGAACGGACAAGAAACCCGAGGACGCGGATCGCTTGTCTGATCTACTCGCCATGCTGCCTGATCCCGAGCCCAAATCAATCTCGGTCAAAAATGAATCGGCTTCGCCACGAAACATTTGA
- a CDS encoding sugar phosphate isomerase/epimerase family protein, whose protein sequence is MGNHHSSKSQSSVDRREWLSYAAFGGAALSGAIAAGKTGASPANELQTLSQDRPKYDFKKSINLWAFPYPDKMSLKQCLQMAKDAGFDGIELNYDLDSDLSPKSGTKEFTEIRKMADEIGIAISGVCSFLFWPYPLTSNDPAERSRGMELASKMTRAAHDLGTENLLVVPGAVHMPWREDHDPTPNDVCDARAREAIGKLLPEAEKLGVKMNMENIFFNGFLMSPMEMAEFVDSFDSEHVRVHFDTGNIMEYQFPEHWIPILGDRIQNVHLKEYTKKGSDHSLEAFRPLLDGTTNWPAVLEAFDGIGYDGYLTFEYFHPYAHYPEALIYQTSDSLDRMLGRK, encoded by the coding sequence ATGGGAAACCATCATTCATCCAAGTCGCAATCGTCCGTGGATCGCCGAGAATGGCTGAGCTATGCGGCCTTTGGTGGAGCGGCATTGTCCGGTGCGATCGCGGCGGGGAAAACGGGGGCCTCTCCGGCGAATGAGTTGCAAACTTTGAGCCAAGACCGGCCAAAGTATGACTTCAAAAAGTCGATCAATTTGTGGGCGTTTCCATACCCGGACAAGATGTCGCTGAAGCAATGCTTGCAAATGGCCAAGGATGCTGGATTCGACGGCATCGAGCTGAACTATGACTTAGACAGCGATTTGTCACCGAAATCGGGAACGAAGGAGTTCACCGAAATCCGCAAGATGGCGGACGAAATCGGAATCGCGATCAGCGGCGTTTGTTCGTTTTTGTTTTGGCCTTATCCGCTGACCAGCAACGATCCGGCGGAACGTTCCCGCGGGATGGAACTGGCCAGCAAAATGACGCGAGCCGCCCATGACTTGGGGACGGAAAATTTGCTGGTGGTTCCCGGTGCCGTGCACATGCCGTGGCGTGAAGACCATGATCCGACACCCAACGATGTGTGTGACGCTCGGGCTCGAGAAGCGATCGGCAAGTTGTTGCCCGAGGCGGAAAAGCTGGGTGTGAAGATGAATATGGAGAACATCTTCTTCAACGGTTTCCTGATGTCACCGATGGAGATGGCAGAATTTGTGGACAGCTTTGACAGCGAGCACGTTCGCGTTCATTTCGACACAGGAAACATCATGGAGTATCAGTTCCCCGAACACTGGATCCCGATCTTGGGTGATCGAATCCAGAACGTGCACTTGAAGGAGTACACCAAGAAGGGAAGCGATCACTCGTTGGAAGCGTTTCGCCCCTTGCTGGATGGAACCACGAATTGGCCCGCCGTGTTGGAAGCGTTTGACGGCATCGGATACGACGGCTATTTGACCTTCGAGTATTTCCATCCGTACGCACACTATCCGGAAGCGTTGATCTATCAAACCTCGGATTCGCTGGACCGAATGCTCGGGCGAAAATGA